A single genomic interval of Nocardioides nitrophenolicus harbors:
- a CDS encoding RrF2 family transcriptional regulator: MRVSAKSDYALRALIAMASRSDGRAVSAEELGRLQDIPHGFLQAILADLRRAGIVMSQRGQSGGWRMAREATSVSVADVIRAVDGPLVSVYGLRPEAVNYNDAAEVLQHVWIAARRALREVFEDVSIQQLADGQLPDAVTSRTADDDAWAPH, translated from the coding sequence ATGCGCGTCTCCGCCAAGTCCGACTACGCACTGCGGGCCCTGATCGCCATGGCGAGCAGGTCCGACGGGCGAGCCGTGAGCGCGGAGGAGCTCGGACGCCTCCAGGACATCCCCCACGGCTTCCTCCAGGCGATCCTCGCCGACCTGCGCCGCGCCGGCATCGTGATGTCCCAGCGCGGCCAGTCCGGCGGCTGGCGGATGGCCCGCGAGGCCACCTCCGTCTCCGTCGCCGACGTCATCCGCGCCGTCGACGGCCCGCTCGTGTCCGTCTACGGGCTCCGGCCCGAGGCGGTCAACTACAACGACGCCGCCGAGGTCCTCCAGCACGTCTGGATCGCCGCCCGCCGCGCGCTGCGCGAGGTGTTCGAGGACGTGTCGATCCAGCAGCTCGCCGACGGACAGCTCCCCGACGCGGTCACGAGTCGCACGGCGGACGACGACGCCTGGGCGCCGCATTAG